In Actinoplanes lobatus, the DNA window CGGCAGAGGTCGGTGATCAGACGGTCGATCCGCGGGCCCGCCGTGCCGGTGTCGAAGCCGGTCAGACGGTGCATGATCAGGCCTTCGACCGCGGCCAGCAGGGTGTTCGCGGTGGCTTGCGGATCGTGCACGCCCAGGTCGGTCAGGATGCCCGCGGTCCAGTTCGTGATCAGGCGGCGGTCGGCGTTCAGGCGGTCCAGCAGGGCGGGCTCGACCACCCCCTGTACGAAGATCACATACCGGGCGGTGGTCCGCACCCGGGCGCGGCCGGTGGCGTCCTCGACGAAAGCGGTGAACGCGGCGATGAGCCCGGCCGGTGTGGCCGGCGGCCCGGCCGCCAGGAACGCCTGCCAGTCCGCGGCGTCCAGTTCGCGCAGACGGTCGACCGCCCCGGCGACCAGCGCGGCCCGGGTGCGGAAGTAGTTGGAGCTGGATCCGGGCGGCAGGCCCGCGGTGGCGTCGACCCGGGCGTGGCTCAGCGCGTGGAGGCCGCCGGTGCCGAGCACCTCCAGCGCCGCGTCGGTGGCACGGACGGCGGTGGTGGACGGCACCACGTCACTGTACCGGCAGCATTTCACGGCGGATCTCGGCGACGGCCGCGGCGATCCCGTCCTCGGCGGCGAGGCTCCGGGAGAGCGCCGCGGCGCCCGTACGATATGAATCGGCCACGGCGATGGCATCGCGGAGCTTGCGCGGAGTCGCCCGGCGCAACGGGATCGGCGCGGGGGCCGCGCCGAGCGCGGCGGCCCGGTGCGCCCAGAACGGCTGGTCGGCGGTGAACGGCACGATCACCGACGGCACGCCGGCACGCAAGGCCGCCGCGGTGGTTCCGGCGCCGCCGTGGTGGACGACCATTGCGGTACGGGGAAACAGCAGCTCGTGCGGCTCGTCCCCGACCACCAGCACGTTCCGGTGACCGGCCGTCAGCCCGGCGGCTCCGGTCTGCACGACCACCCGCCGGCCGAGCCGGGCCGCCGTCTCCTCGACGACGGCGCGCAGCCGGGGAGCGTCCAGGCTGCCGAACCCGATGAACACCGGCGGGTCGCCGTCGTCGAGGAATCGCCGCAGCCCCGGGGACAGTCCGCCGGTGACGCGCGGCCACCAGTAGCCGGTGATCGGCCGGTACGGCGGCCAGTCCGGTGGCGCCGGGACCACCGAGGGGCTGAAGCCGTAGAGCACGGGCCAATGTTCCTCGTCGGCCTGCCGGAACATCGCCGCCGAACCCAGCGGTGGCAGCCCGAGGCGGCGGCGGAAGGCGGCGTTCGCCCGCGCGAACGGCGCCTGGCCCAGCACCCGGAAGGCGTGGGCCGCTGCCCGGTTGCCCCACCCGCCGAGCGACCGGGTGGTGAGAAGCGGGGGCGGGAACGCGACGGTCGCCTCCAGCGGCTGGAGGAAGACGCCCATGCTCCGCGCCCCGGTCGCCTGTGCCACGTGGTAGCCGAGCCAGCCCATCGGCGAGAGCAGCAGCAGGTCGGCGTCCCGCGAGGCGGTGAGCACGGCCTCGCCGACATCCGGCCAGCGGGCGGCCAGTTGGCGGGCGAAACGGGCCGAGCTCAGTGGCCGCCCGGCGCCGAACTCCACCGGCAGGGCGGCGAACCCCAGTCCGGCCTCGTCGACATGTGCCCGCAGCGACGCGTGGGTCACGACGGTCACCCGGTCGCCGCCGGCGGCCAGGGCCGCGCCGAGTGCGGCGAGCGGGACGACGTCTCCCCTGGTCCCGATTCCGACGATCACGATGTGTGCCATGCCCCCGAGACTACTAGGATCGTAGTAGCGGCAGGATGGTCCGATGGGTGACATTCGATGGGTGGTCTGGCGGCAGGACGACAACGGGAACCGGTTCGTGGTGGCGCGGTTCACCGACCGGGCGGAGGCTGAGGAGCTGGCCGCCGAGATGGAGTCGCGCGGGCACAAGCAGCTCTATTGGGTAGCCGCAGCGGACTAAGCTATTTGTATGCGATTGTCCCGCCGTGCCCTACTCAGTGCCGGTCTGATCGGTATCGCCCCATCTACGTCCGGCCCGCCCATGGACGCCGACTGGAAGGCACTGGCCGCCGGACTGGACGGCGGACTGGACCGTCCGGGCACGGCCGCCTACGACAGCGGCCGGCAGCTCTACTCCCCCAGGTTCGACGGCATCCGCCCGGCCGCGGTGGTCCGCTGCGCCACCGCGGCCGACGTCTGCGAGGCGATCCGGTTCGCCGCCCGGATGAGGCTGCCGGTGGTGGCCCGCGGTGGCGGGCACTCCTACATCGGGGCGTCCACGATCAGTGACGGCCTGGTCCTGGACGTCCGGCCGATCGACCGGGTGAGGTACGACGCCGCGTCCCGGATCGCCACGATCGGCGGCGGCGCCACCGTGATCAAGGCCTACACGGCTCTCGGGTGGCACGGTGTCTCGATCCCGGCGGGCACCTGCGGCAGTGTCGGGATCAGCGGCCTGACCAGCGGCGGCGGGATCGGGCCGGCCGCCTCCGCGTACGGACTGGCCTGCGACAACGTGACCGCCGCGGACGTCGTGACGGCCGACGGCAGGCTCCGGACGGTGGACGCGGCCCGCGAACCGGACCTGTTCTGGGCGCTGCGCGGCGGCGGGGGCGGCCGGTTCGGGGTGGTGACGGGCTGGCGGATGCGGACCCATCCGGCGACGACGATCGGCACGTTCACGCTGACGTACCGGTGGGCGGACGCGGCCCGGGCGGCCACCGGCTGGCAGGCCCGCATCGCCGGGGCGCCGGACAACGTCTGGTCGTCGTGCCAGTTCACGGCGGAGGCGGGCGGTGCTCTGTCCGTACGAGTGAACGGTTTTGTCCTGGACGGTGACGCCCACGGCGAGGTGGCCGCGCTGACCAGGGCGATCGGCAGGGAGCCCGCGTCGGTGGCGGTGGGGCGCGAGCCGCACGTCAGGCTGATGAAGGACCGCGCGGGCGGCCCGGCCCGCAACACCCACCTGATCGGCAGCGAGATCTTCCGGGCCGCGCTGCCGGCGGAGGGGATCGCCGCGCTGGTGGCGGCGGTGCGGCGGCGGGCCGCGTCGAAACGGCCGGGGCTGGCGAAGCTGAAGCGGATGACCGGCGCGCCGGCCCGGATCGCGCCGGGGACGACCGCGTTCCCGTGGCACGGCGCGCTGACGATGCTCCAGTGGCTGGTCGTGCCGGGGAAGGTGGACACCGCGTCGGTGGCCGACGGCTACACGTGGATCGGCGCCGGGCACCGGGCGCTGGCCCGCTGGTCGGCCGGGCGGTACGTCAACTATCTGGAGCCGGGGCCGATCGATCCGGCCGACTATCACGGCCCGAATCTCGGCCGGCTCCGCCGCATCCACGCCTCGGTGGATCCGGGCCGCCTCTTCCGAACCGCCTACCGTCTGTGACCGCGGCCAGGACTCCGATCGTGCCGGTCCCGCCGAGCCTGGATCGGCTGGCCCGGCTCCGTTCCGCGAAATCTGCCCAATGGGGCGTACGGGTCCGCGTCATCGGCGCGGACCTGCCGGACGTCGTCTCCATCCCCGAAGCCCGTCCCCGCGGCCGGGCACCGGTCTCTCGCGGCGCAGTTATAGTGCGCGAGGCACATTCGTAACGATCAATATGGCTGTTCTCGGGGAGGAGAACCCATGCGACGTCGAGTGGGTGGAGCCGTGGCCGCGCTGGTCATCGGCCTGACAGGAGCCGGCGTGACGCCGGCCGCGAGAGCCGGTGAACCGGCGGCCAATCCCGTGATCATCTGGGACCGGAACGCACAGACCGCCATCTGGGATGTCGGCGGGCAACTGCCGTGGGAGCAGGGGCGCTCGTTCGCCATGGTGAGCGGCGCGGTCTACGACGCGGTGAACGCGATCACCGGCAAGCGGTACCAGCCGCTGCTGACGGCGCCACCGGCCACCGGACGGGAGTCGATCGACGCGGCCGTGGCCACCGCGGCCTACCGGGTGCTGGCGTCGGTGCTGCCGGCCCAGGCCGACCGGCTCCGCGACCAGTACGACCAGGCGCTCGCCGCGATACCGGACGGACAGGCGGAGACCACGGGCATCGCCCTCGGGGACCGGACGGCCGCCACCATGATCGCGTCCCGGGCGAACGACGGATCATCCGGGGACGCCGAGTGGGTGATCGGCACCGAACCGGGCGAGTGGCGGCCGACCCCACCGGCGTACGCCGCGGACGGGGCCTCGGTCGCCGACACTCGACCGTTCCTGATCACCGACCCGGCGCGGTACCGCAGCGACGGCCCGTACCCGGTGGTCAGCGCCGCCTACGCAGGGGACTTCAACGAGATCAAGTCGGTCGGGGCGGTGGACAGCACGACCCGTACCGCCGACCAGACCGAGGCGGCCATCTGGTGGCACGACCGCAACGTCACCGAGTGGCAGATCAAGCGGCAGCTCGCCGAGACGCAGCGACTGAGCGTGCTCCAGACGGCCCGGCTGTTCGCGATGGCCGACATCACCGTGGCCGACACCCAGATCTCCTGCTTCGACGACAAGCGGGCGTGGAGTTTCTGGCGGCCGGTCACCGCGATCCGGGCCGCCGACACCGACGGCAACCCGCGGACCACCGGTGACCCCGCGTGGACGCCTCTGCTGATCACTCCGCCGTTCCCGGACCACCCATCCGGCCACGCCTGCGCGACGGCGGCCCGGATGGCGACCTACCGCACCTACTTCGGCAAGGACCGGATCGCCTACAGCGCCTACAGCGAGGCCTCCGGCACGACCCGCTACTTCCGCAGCTTCTCCCAGGGGGTCGAGGAGGTGAACAACGCCCGGGTCTGGGGCGGCATCCACTTCCGCAACGCCGACCTCCAGGGCCAGAAACTGGGCGAGGCTGTCAGTGCCTACATCACCGGCCACTACTTCCGGAAACTACGCTCCTGACCCATGGACAGATCGGAATTCGTCGAAGAGCTGGGCCTGACGCCGCATCCGGAGGGTGGGTGGTACCGGGAGACCTGGCGGTCCCCGGTGACATTCCGGCCCGAGGGGTACGACGGCCCGCGTCACGCCGCCACCGCCATCTACTTCCTGCTGCACCCCGGCGAGGAATCGGCCTGGCACGTGGTGCGCTCCGACGAGTTGTGGTTGCACCATTCCGGCGGCCCGCTGCTGCTGCGTTTCGGCGGCAGCGGGGACCGCCCGTCCGAAACCGGTACGGAGATCCTCGACGGCACCCGGCCGCAGGTGCTGATCCCGGCCGGGGTGTGGCAGGCGGCGGAACCCGCCGGCGACGAGCCCGTCCTGGTCAGCTGCGTGGTGGCGCCCGGTTTCGACTTCGCCGACTTCCGCATGCTCTGATCAGCGCGCGCTTCCGCATGCTCTGATCAGCGCGCTTCCGCATGCTCTGATCAGCGCGCTTCCGCATGCTCTGATCAGCGCGCTTCCGCATGCTCTGATCAGCGCGCTTCCGGGTGCTCTGATCAGCGCGCGAGACGCAGATTTCCCGGCTGATAGGAGACCAGGCCGGTGCTGTCGATCTCGTACGTCGCGGCCGGCCCCTCCCCGGTGATCCGCAACCGGTTCGGGCTGACCATGTGGTAGGTCGCCGTGCCCGCGACCAGCTCCAGCGACGGCACCAGGACCCGTATCGACGGCACGCTCACCGGCCCCGGCTCGGCGGTCAGCCCGAGCCGCCGGATCGCCCAGGACACGAAGATCGGCGAGTCGGTGAGCCGCGGCACCGCCTCCGGGTCGATCTCCGGTGGGGCCGGATCGGACTCGTCGCCCCGGATCACCCATTCGCCGCCGGTGTGGTGCATCTGGAGGCCGCGGCTCCACCCGTCGCCCCGGCAGGAGACGCTCAGCTCACGGACCCTGGTCTCCTCGTCCAGCTCGGCATGCCAGCCCACCGAGAACGGCATGGCGCCGGTGACGACCGCGGTGCCCTGCGCGCAGAGCTCCCGGGCGAAGACCAGCTCGGTGCCGATGACGCTGGTGCGCTGCCAGGCCAGCGGTCCGGCAGGTAACGTCGCCGCCGTCACCGGGCTGGTGGTCCGCCCCGTCAGGGTTTCGGGCATGACGCCTCCTTTGCCGGGCTCATTCCCATCCTGACACCGCCGAAACCCGGCGGGGTGCGGTCCGCCAGTAACAGGTGTGATGGGTCTCGCGCTGGACGACACCGTTTTCGAGGTGCTGCTGGGCACCGAGCGGATCGGCCCGCGCCGTCCGCTGTCCGCCGACGACGAGGCGCTGCTCGTCGCCTTCGGCGACCGCTACCTACGCGCCGTCCAGTCGAACGCCACCGACGACGTCTTCCTCACCCTGGGCCGCGACCTGTGGTCATGGCTGGACGGCGACGCCCGCCAGCTGGCCACCCTGGTCGCCTCGGCGCCGTCCCCGTTCGTCTTCGAGATCCGCGGCCCGAAGAACCCGTCCGACCGCGCGTGGCCGCTGCTGCGCGCCCCCTTCGAGTTGCTGGCCCCACCGGACGGCGGTTTCCTGGCCGAGAACGCCCTGTCCCGATTCTGCGTGGTCCGCCGCCTCGGCGACGCGGTCACCCCACCGGCCCCGGACGGCTTCCGCCTGGGCCTGGCCTTCATGGCCTCCTCCCCCAGCCGCCAGCACGAACTGGACTTCGAGGCCGAGGAGGCTGCCATCCTGGAGGCGGTCGACGCCACCCGGGTCGACCTGATCGTCGAGGACACCGGCAACCCCGCCCAGCTCGGCCGCCGCCTCGCCGACCTGGGCGGGCTCCCCGCCGTCCACCTCTCCTGCCACGGCATCAACCGCTGGCGTCCCGACCCGGACACCCCACCGGCCCCGGCCCTGATGATGGAGGACGAGGTCGGCGACGACCTGCCCACCACCGCCGCCCACCTCGTCAACGCGATGACGAAGCCGCCCCGGTTCCTGTTCATCTCGGCGTGCCTGACCGCGACCCCCGCCAACGAGGAGAGCCACCTGCCACCCGGCGCCGGCCGCCGGACCACCACCATGTCCCCCGCCGAGCAGCAGGCGATGGTCGCCCACTCGATGGCCACCTCACTGATCTCCGCGGGCATCCCCGCCGTCCTGGGCTGGGACGGCTCGGTCGGCGACCGCGCCGCCACCGCCTTCGCCCGTGAGCTCTACAGCCAGCTGAGCACCCAGGCCGACGTCGCGGTAGCCGTCGGAAACGCCCGCCGCGCCCTGCTCAACTCGGCCGAACCACCCATCCGCGCCGACTGGCACCTGGCCCGCCTGTGGCTGGGCCCGGACGGCGGCGGCCCCCTGGTCTCCGGGAACCGGGCCCGCTCCCGGGTGACCGCGGTCCACGCCACGAAAATCTTCCTGGACCGCAAGAGCAGGGTCCCGGTGGCCGCCCCCAACATGTTCGTGGGCCGCCGCCCCGAACTCCAGCGGGCACTCCGGGCCCTGCGCTCCGACGGTCGCGCCGGCGTCCTCCTTCATGGTCAGGGCCGCCTCGGCAAGTCCAGCCTGGCCGCGCGGATCGCCGACCGCCGCCCCGATCTGACACCGGCTGTGGTCTTCGGCGACTACAGTCCCACCGCGATCCTCGACGCCATAGCCGAAGCGGTGAAGACGAACCCCGGGGCCCGCGACCTGATCGAGCACCGCCGCAATGAGGTCCGCGAGCGCCCCGAAGCCCTTGAGCCGCTGCTCACCGACCTCCTGGCCGGCCCGTGCGCCCAGTTGGACATCAACCAGCTCCCGCTCCTGCTGATCATCGACGACCTGGAACAGATCCTGGAGATCGAGCCGCAGGGCCTGCCGAAGGTCGTCGCCGCCTCCGCCCCGGTGCTGGCGGCGGTCCTGCGGGCCTTCGACCCGGCGATCACCGACAGCCGGTTGCTGCTGACCAGCCGTTTCCAGTTCACCCTCGACAACCTCCAGGACCGCCTGGAACAGATCCCGCTCCGCCCGCTGTCCACCATCGCCCAGCAGAAGCTCTTGAACCGCCAGCAGGAGAAGGTCACCCCCGAACGCCGGGCCGAACGCGCCGCCCTCGCGGCCCGAGCGGTTGCCGTGAGCCGAGGCAACCCCGGCCTACAGGACCTGATCGGCCAGCGCCTGGTCTTCAACGACCACGTCGACCTGCCCCGTGCCGAGGCCGCCGTAACCGAGATGGAGTCCTACCTCCACCAGGGCGAACTCCCCGCAGAGGCAGAAGTCCGCGCTTTCCTTGAGGGCCTGGCCCTGGACACCCTGCTGACCGAGGCGGGCCCGGAGCATGAGGCCCTCCTCCGAGACCTGACCCTCTTCGACATCCCCATCCCGGTCTCGGTGGCCGCCCTGCTAGCCGACCGCACCAGCGGCTCGACAGCCAGACTCCTCGCCCTCGGCCTCGTGGACACCTTCCCCGACGCCTACCGCCCCGAAACGACAGCTCTGATCGCGAATGCCCTGGCCGCCGGTCGGCTGACCCCACTCGCCGCTGACGAAATCCGATCCCTGGCTGCCACGGTCACCCGGCCCCTGTTCGTCGCCTGGGGCGCGAGAGGACGACACCACGACCGCCCGCAGCACCTGGATCTGCAATTGGTTCGGCTCGCCCTGATCGCGGGCGATACCGAGGTCGTGGCCTGTTGTGCGGCGGATGCGGTCCGAGTGCTGAACAGCGGATTGGCCGCCGTCGCGTGCGAATTCGGCGATGCCGCGATCGCGCTCCTCGACCACCACGGAACTGCCGTACCCATCGACCTGCTACGAGCAGTCGCCAATGCGGCTCGCGTCTGCGGTCATGGTAAATCCGTGGAGCGGCTCCTCGGTCGGGCAGCGCAGATCATCCAATCCGACGATGCCGGCGGGATCCCCCTGCTGGATCGCGCCCGCGTGGCTGCGGACCAGGCTTCCTTTCTTCTCCGGGGCGGCCAGTTGGAGCGGGCGGAACAACTACTCCACCAGGCTCACCAGTGGTTTGTCACCGCTGGGTCCGAGGCGGAGGCGGCAACCTGTCAAGGAATGCTTGCCGTGATCCACTACCAGCACGGCGAATACGACGAAGCACTCCGCATCATGCGAGAGATCGAGCTTCCCGTCTACGAACGACTCGGCGACAGCCGCCGTATCACCGGAACCTTGGGCAGGATCGCCGACATCTACCAAGCACGTGGTGATTTCCACGAGGCGCTCCGCACCCGGCAGGAAATTCAACTCCCCGTCTACGAACGACTCGGCGACACCTGGAACGTCGCCGTCGCATGGGGAAAGATCGCGGAGATTCATTACAACCGTGGCGAGTACGACGAGGCGCTCCGCATCCGGCGGGAAATTCAACTCCCCGTCTTCGAGCGGCTCGGCGATGCCCGCGAAACGGCCGTGGCCTGGGGTTACATCGCAGACATCATCCACGAACGTGGCGACTACGACGAAGCGCTCCGCATCCGGCAGGAGATCGAACTCCCCGCCTATGAACGAATCGGCGACCTCCGTTCCATCGCCGTGGCATGGGGGAACATCGCCGAAATCCACTTGCAGCGAGGCAACTACGAGGAGGCGGCCCGGCTGCAGGCCGATCGGCTGGCGACCAACGAACGGTTGGGAGACCTTGACGGAATCGCGTCCGCAAAGTGGTCGCTTGCCATGATCTACCTGCAACAGGAGGATTTCGAGACCGCGATCCCACTGGTGGCCGCGGCTTACCGTGGGGCCCTCAAGCTCCAACGGGCGGACGGACTTGCGATTGCTGGATCAACCTGGGGGGAGCTTCTCTTGGCCGTGGGCGAGTTGGAGGAAGCAAAATCGGTCCTCCGAGTGAGCCTTTCGGCAGCCGAGAAGATCGGGGCGGCCGGACTCATCGAAAGGATTCAAAGCACGCTCGAACAGGCAGAAGGGCCTGAGTAGGAGTCAGCGGGTGGGTTCGTTGTCGCCGTGGAACTCCGGGGGCGGGTTCAGCTCGCCGGCGTGATAGACGCGCGGAATACGATCACGACCGGGCCGGACACCCGCCCGGCCCACAGCCGGACCCTCCTCACCGGTCATCCGGCGAAGTTGAGCGTCCACTTCGGCTCGAAGAACGGCCATCGCGACGGCCAGCCCATGCCGGATCTGCTCGCACGTAGGACACGACGCGACCTCACAATGCTGATGCGCCGCAGCGATGTTCACAATCGACGCGTGCAACGCGCGGATCTCCCCCGGCTGGACCGGCCCGCCCGTCACCTCCAGCGCCTCCCGATAGGCCGCGATGGCCGAGTCCGGCACCTGGTAGTAGTCGGCGGCGCGGCGCGTGTACCAGAGGAAGTCGTCCTGCAGGCTCATCGGGACCAGAACCAGCGACGGCTCCCCCGCCGGCGCTTCCAGGTCATCTCGTCGGCGATCATGGAGCGCACGCTGGCGACCACGGCGGTCATGGCTTCCTGGAGGCCTTCACACGTACGGCAGCCCCCACCGTCGCATTCGGTGCGATGGTTGTACGCGATGTCGGTGATGACACGGCCCAGCGCGGCGGACGCGTACGTCCCCCGGTCGTTCGGATGCTGCCGGGCCAGGATCTCCCGGAATCCGGCGATGCTCTCCTCTCCGGCACCGTAAAGGCGGGCGGCACCCTCCACCTGGAGCAACGCGTCCTGAACCGTTCCCTCCACGTGCATGGCTCTCCCCCAAGGGCCGTTGACATGTGGACGGTGACCGTATCCCCACAAGCGCCCGTCGTCACATGGGCCGGTCAGCCGATCATCGGAGCCGAACAAACGAGTCCGGATACGAAGCACCCCGGACCTGTGCGGTCCGGGGTGCTTCGTGGAGCGTGGCCCTGTCGGCCGATGGCTCCTGGCGGAACCCCTGGTCCGGGGTCTCCGGGAGCGGTAGCGGTCCCGCCGGGTCCGAGGTCAGCGGGTGGTCTCTCCGGCGTCCGCGTCGAGGGAGCGCTGGCTTTCCTGGATGCTGACGGTGAGGGCGTCGACGTTCTGGCACACGGTCTGGAACTTCAGCATGGCGGTCCGCAGTTCGGCGAGGTGGGTGGCCTGCTCGAACTCGCCGGCGGAGGCCTCGGCCTGCCGAAGGGGCTGCTCGACGACGTTCGCGGCCGCGGTGATCAGCGTGCTCTTCGACTGCTTACTGAGCGTCAGGATCTGGGTGGCGGTGGCGATGTCGAAATCGTAGCCGTCCTGACCGAGAGTTGCCTGATTGGCCACGGTGCAGGCGGATGCGGTGGCGTTGTCCAGGCCGCTGATGGACACCGTCGGCTCCGCGGCCGCGGCCGATCCGACAGGTTCTCCGGGGGTGGCGCAGCCGGAAATCGCCAGCAGGGTAGAGGCAAAGACGGCTGCGGTGGTGGTTCCTCGCATGGACGGAAGGCTACCCGGCAGGGTCGCGCGCACGCTCGACGCAGGCCCGGGATGTGACGGGAATCCCTCACTCTCCGTACCGTTGCGCTCTGTAATCGAAATCTCAGCCAACGGCCTGGCGGCGCACCATCTCGCTGATCCATACGGGCGCGTACGGAGACGTGCAGTTCGGCGGGGTCGGATAGTCCTTGAGCACTTCGAGCCGCTCACCGATCTCGATGGCGCGGGCCCGATGCCCGGGATGGGAGATGCCGATCTGGGCGAGGCAGTGGTTCATGGCCCACTGGAGGCGATCCGGGGCGTCCTTCATCTCCGCCTCGATCGTGTCGAGCAGCCCGGCGAGGTCCAGCCCGTCCGGCTTCCGGGCCACCCGCTCGGTGGTCAGCGCCCACCCGCCGCTCGCGACCACCGGATCCGCATCCCGGAGCCAGGCGACACGCAGCTCCTCCGCGTGCGGGCTCTTCTTGACGACATAGTTGACAAGCCAGTCATGGACCTTCGGGGTACGGGACTCGCGCGCCATCACGTCCAGCTGCCCCGCCGCGAACTCCCGGGGACGACAGATCAGCAGCGCCAGCAGCCGTGCCGCGCTGTCCCCGGTGGCCCAGAGCCCGAGCGCGAGGTCCTGCTGGGTCTTGAGCCGCTTGGCGATCGCCCGCAGCTTGCCGAGGTTGACCCCGTGGTCGTCACCGTGCCGCTCGTTGACGGCCCGCGCCTTCGGGTCCTCGATCGCGGCCAGCTCGGCCATCACCTCGGTCACCGTCGTCCCGCTCACCCTGTGCCTCCCGTCCCGCGCACCCCCACCTTACGATCAACTCCTCTGCCGCCGCCCACATTCGACGGACACGCCCGGCCTGGCAAGATCAGCTGTGACAGGGTGATGGACGCTACGCGTGTGCGCGGACACGTTTCGGGGTCTTCGGTGCCGGAGGGTGCTGGAGTGGAGACGAGACGGCACTCTCGGCGAAGGCGGGCCGCGGTATGCAGCATGAGGATCTGGTCAGGGCGGTTATCGCCGCAGTGGCCTTCGGGGTGATGCTGGCCGGGCATTACATCGGGGATCACTGGGCCCAGACCAGCGGCCAGGCCTACGGCAAGGGGCTGGACGCGGCCGGCTGTGTCCGGTCGACGGCGGTGCGGCACTGCGCCGCCCATGTCGCGTCATGGACCCTGACCACCACCGTGTTCCTGCTGGTAGCGGCCTGGTGGCTGAAGCTTCCCCTGGAGCCGGGATGGCTCGCGGCCGGCGTGACGCTCAACGCGGTCACCCATTTCATCGCCGACCTCCGAACCCCACTGATCCGGCTCGGCCGCCTGCTCGGGCGCGGCGGCTACATCGACCAAGTCGGGGTGGTCCGACCAGCCGGCCACACCAACAGCGGCCCGGGCACCGGCCTGTTCGAACTCGACCAGGCCTGGCACATCGGCTGGCTGGCGGTGTCAGCCCTGGTCATCGCAGGCCCACCCATCTGATCCCGCCCCCGGGAAGCGGCCCGCCCCGGGATCCAGGACTTCCGCAATCAAGCCCCTTCCAACTTCCTTCTCCGGTACGAGTGCCCTCGTCCCGCCGTATCAGGGCCGTCCCGTCCGCTCGACGCGATCTCGCTGCCCACTCCAGCCTGTGCCGCCCCGCCGGGCGTAAATCGGCTGGACACCCCCGCATGTGCCACCACTCGCGCCAGGCGGGTGGTTGCGGTGGTCCTCACCAGGCAACCGCGGCGGCCACTCCCAGCCGTCACGCCACTCGCGCCAGGCGGGTGGTGACGCTCGATGCCGTCACGCCACTCGCGCCAGACGGGTGGTGACGCTCGATGCCGTCACGCCACTCGCGCCAGACGGGTGGTGACGCTCGATGCCGGTCGCGCCACGGAACACCCACCGGAAGCCACTCACCGTGATCGAAATCTTGGATACATGCGGATGCGTGGTACATCCGTGCTGTTCTGGCGACCTCTATCCCCCACAAGAACCGGTGAACCGGGTTCCTCGCTCACGCGGAGTGCCGGCCGTCTGGGCTTTCGGAGGTGAGCGCACACGAAAGCCGCCACGTGGGCTGCCGTCGCCGCGATAGGGCACGTAAGCGACCACGACACCACCACCGTGCGCGCCCACCCTCGGGTAAGCGCGACCACCCGCACCGGGCGACCGGCGCAACGGCCGCGAGC includes these proteins:
- a CDS encoding TetR/AcrR family transcriptional regulator, with amino-acid sequence MPSTTAVRATDAALEVLGTGGLHALSHARVDATAGLPPGSSSNYFRTRAALVAGAVDRLRELDAADWQAFLAAGPPATPAGLIAAFTAFVEDATGRARVRTTARYVIFVQGVVEPALLDRLNADRRLITNWTAGILTDLGVHDPQATANTLLAAVEGLIMHRLTGFDTGTAGPRIDRLITDLCRRATDGL
- a CDS encoding glycosyltransferase → MAHIVIVGIGTRGDVVPLAALGAALAAGGDRVTVVTHASLRAHVDEAGLGFAALPVEFGAGRPLSSARFARQLAARWPDVGEAVLTASRDADLLLLSPMGWLGYHVAQATGARSMGVFLQPLEATVAFPPPLLTTRSLGGWGNRAAAHAFRVLGQAPFARANAAFRRRLGLPPLGSAAMFRQADEEHWPVLYGFSPSVVPAPPDWPPYRPITGYWWPRVTGGLSPGLRRFLDDGDPPVFIGFGSLDAPRLRAVVEETAARLGRRVVVQTGAAGLTAGHRNVLVVGDEPHELLFPRTAMVVHHGGAGTTAAALRAGVPSVIVPFTADQPFWAHRAAALGAAPAPIPLRRATPRKLRDAIAVADSYRTGAAALSRSLAAEDGIAAAVAEIRREMLPVQ
- a CDS encoding FAD-binding oxidoreductase, translated to MRLSRRALLSAGLIGIAPSTSGPPMDADWKALAAGLDGGLDRPGTAAYDSGRQLYSPRFDGIRPAAVVRCATAADVCEAIRFAARMRLPVVARGGGHSYIGASTISDGLVLDVRPIDRVRYDAASRIATIGGGATVIKAYTALGWHGVSIPAGTCGSVGISGLTSGGGIGPAASAYGLACDNVTAADVVTADGRLRTVDAAREPDLFWALRGGGGGRFGVVTGWRMRTHPATTIGTFTLTYRWADAARAATGWQARIAGAPDNVWSSCQFTAEAGGALSVRVNGFVLDGDAHGEVAALTRAIGREPASVAVGREPHVRLMKDRAGGPARNTHLIGSEIFRAALPAEGIAALVAAVRRRAASKRPGLAKLKRMTGAPARIAPGTTAFPWHGALTMLQWLVVPGKVDTASVADGYTWIGAGHRALARWSAGRYVNYLEPGPIDPADYHGPNLGRLRRIHASVDPGRLFRTAYRL
- a CDS encoding vanadium-dependent haloperoxidase, translated to MRRRVGGAVAALVIGLTGAGVTPAARAGEPAANPVIIWDRNAQTAIWDVGGQLPWEQGRSFAMVSGAVYDAVNAITGKRYQPLLTAPPATGRESIDAAVATAAYRVLASVLPAQADRLRDQYDQALAAIPDGQAETTGIALGDRTAATMIASRANDGSSGDAEWVIGTEPGEWRPTPPAYAADGASVADTRPFLITDPARYRSDGPYPVVSAAYAGDFNEIKSVGAVDSTTRTADQTEAAIWWHDRNVTEWQIKRQLAETQRLSVLQTARLFAMADITVADTQISCFDDKRAWSFWRPVTAIRAADTDGNPRTTGDPAWTPLLITPPFPDHPSGHACATAARMATYRTYFGKDRIAYSAYSEASGTTRYFRSFSQGVEEVNNARVWGGIHFRNADLQGQKLGEAVSAYITGHYFRKLRS
- a CDS encoding cupin domain-containing protein, with the translated sequence MDRSEFVEELGLTPHPEGGWYRETWRSPVTFRPEGYDGPRHAATAIYFLLHPGEESAWHVVRSDELWLHHSGGPLLLRFGGSGDRPSETGTEILDGTRPQVLIPAGVWQAAEPAGDEPVLVSCVVAPGFDFADFRML
- a CDS encoding putative glycolipid-binding domain-containing protein, which gives rise to MPETLTGRTTSPVTAATLPAGPLAWQRTSVIGTELVFARELCAQGTAVVTGAMPFSVGWHAELDEETRVRELSVSCRGDGWSRGLQMHHTGGEWVIRGDESDPAPPEIDPEAVPRLTDSPIFVSWAIRRLGLTAEPGPVSVPSIRVLVPSLELVAGTATYHMVSPNRLRITGEGPAATYEIDSTGLVSYQPGNLRLAR